In one Andrena cerasifolii isolate SP2316 chromosome 2, iyAndCera1_principal, whole genome shotgun sequence genomic region, the following are encoded:
- the LOC143366148 gene encoding uncharacterized protein LOC143366148 — MEDDVEKPRTKMNANELLAFQRDLKQEKELFLKILSKIDNQVHRLQVEQLHLLGLMNKSLKGTEDKSSYESVNDKQEPDSANKSLDLSIVSAFKYFQEEIEDEDDI; from the exons ATGGAGGATGACGTGGAAAAGCCCCGTACAAAAATGAATGCTAACGAACTGCTTGCTTTTCAAAGAGATTTAAAGCAGGAAAAGGAgcttttcttaaaaatattatcaaaaatcGACAACCAAGTGCATAGGCTGCAG GTGGAGCAGCTTCATTTGTTAGGATTAATGAACAAGTCGTTGAAAGGCACGGAGGATAAATCATCGTACGAATCTGTGAATGATAAACAAGAGCCAGACTCCGCGAACAAATCCTTGGACTTGTCTATAGTTTCGGCTTTTAAATATTTCCAAGAAGAAATTGAAGACGAAGATGATATTTAg
- the LOC143366145 gene encoding mitochondrial import inner membrane translocase subunit Tim17-B: MEEYAREPCPWRIIDDCGGAFTMGAIGGAVFQSIKGFRNAPSGINKRFLGSLMAIKQRSPIIAGNFALWGGMFSTIDCTLVHLRKKEDPWNSIISGAATGGILAARNGLPAMAGSAIIGGVLLALIEGVGIFFTRMSAEQFKPPSFTNDPSHLGPPSQGYPS; this comes from the coding sequence ATGGAAGAGTACGCGAGAGAACCGTGCCCTTGGCGTATAATAGACGATTGCGGTGGTGCATTTACCATGGGTGCCATTGGTGGTGCTGTGTTCCAGAGTATTAAGGGTTTTCGAAACGCACCCAGTGGAATAAACAAGCGATTTCTGGGAAGTCTAATGGCTATCAAACAGCGGTCTCCAATTATTGCTGGAAACTTTGCATTATGGGGCGGTATGTTTTCCACGATAGACTGCACATTGGTACACCTTAGGAAAAAGGAAGATCCATGGAATTCTATTATCAGTGGAGCGGCGACCGGCGGAATATTAGCGGCGAGAAATGGTTTACCAGCTATGGCTGGTAGTGCAATCATTGGTGGAGTGTTGTTGGCTTTAATAGAAGGTGTAGGAATATTTTTCACACGTATGTCCGCGGAACAATTCAAACCTCCGTCGTTCACCAACGACCCGTCGCACCTCGGACCACCGTCGCAGGGCTATCCGTCGTAA
- the LOC143366137 gene encoding uncharacterized protein LOC143366137 isoform X1, giving the protein MSDTKALKSDAGQNSILSEITEPSQPNNANGLTPAAGTENGVASATENPQVQNSIAQHAESTATKSTKDQTADVLAKDINASEIVNESLPANPIPLEAVTVTEATKEKVDEPGTPKISENESQRNEQSELKACEILQTSIGAGDTCSVRKHDEIANAQKADKEIADETSAPKGESPLAEDLVKSNEVMISKLKQEVEKRSEERDSYRKKLESTEKKLAALQMSYDTLMQGEGDEVMLRRMVDQLKGKLIETSLQLEAKIRTAANQEKQINALNIQVNSLKEVESLTRSLLQIRNMEVKHLQTEVDSMEVRITEERERYNTMINKMDGAVKLNADLKKEYETQLCLFRDLREKYEEKVALLTREKEALENSTQAAPK; this is encoded by the exons ATGTCTGACACGAAGGCACTTAAATCAGACGCGGGCCAAAACTCGATTCTGTCCGAAATAACGGAACCCAGTCAACCAAATAATGCAAACGGTCTGACCCCGGCGGCTGGTACCGAAAATGGAGTTGCCTCTGCCACTGAAAATCCCCAGGTGCAAAATTCGATTGCGCAACACGCAGAATCTACAGCTACCAAGTCTACGAAAGATCAAACAGCGGATGTACTCGCGAAAGACATAAACGCATCCGAGATTGTTAATGAAAGTCTACCTGCAAATCCAATTCCGTTGGAAGCGGTAACTGTTACTGAAGCTACGAAGGAGAAGGTGGATGAACCCGGGACTCCCAAGATTTCCGAGAATGAGAGTCAACGAAACGAGCAATCG GAACTGAAAGCTTGCGAAATTCTACAGACGTCCATAGGCGCTGGAGATACTTGCTCCGTGAGGAAACATGACGAGATCGCCAATGCTCAGAAAGCAGATAAAGAAATTGCCGATGAAACATCAGCACCGAAGGGGGAATCACCCTTGGCCGAGGACCTTGTCAAGTCGAATGAAGTTATGATCTCGAAACTAAAGCAGGAAGTTGAG AAAAGAAGCGAAGAACGGGATTCCTACCGGAAGAAACTGGAAAGCACCGAGAAGAAGCTGGCTGCGTTACAAATGTCGTACGACACTTTAATGCAAGGCGAAGGCGACGAAGTGATGCTTCGACGTATGGTAGACCAATTAAAAGGAAAACTGATCGAGACCTCGTTGCAATTGGAAGCCAAAATCCGTACTGCCGCGAACCAGGAGAAGCAGATTAATGCTTTGAACATTCAAGTTAATTCGCTGAAAGAAGTGGAGTCTCTCACTAGGAGCCTTTTGCAAATCCGTAATATGGAAGTTAAGCATCTGCAG ACAGAAGTGGATAGCATGGAAGTACGGATTACCGAGGAACGAGAGCGGTACAACACTATGATAAATAAAATGGATGGAGCTGTGAAATTGAATGCGGATTTGAAGAAAGAATACGAGACGCAGCTATGCCTCTTCCGAGATTTGCGAGAAAAGTACGAAGAGAAAGTCGCATTGCtgacgagagagaaagaggctcTTGAAAATAGCACGCAAGCTGCTCCTAAATAA
- the LOC143366137 gene encoding uncharacterized protein LOC143366137 isoform X2, producing MSDTKALKSDAGQNSILSEITEPSQPNNANGLTPAAGTENGVASATENPQVQNSIAQHAESTATKSTKDQTADVLAKDINASEIVNESLPANPIPLEAVTVTEATKEKVDEPGTPKISENESQRNEQSTSIGAGDTCSVRKHDEIANAQKADKEIADETSAPKGESPLAEDLVKSNEVMISKLKQEVEKRSEERDSYRKKLESTEKKLAALQMSYDTLMQGEGDEVMLRRMVDQLKGKLIETSLQLEAKIRTAANQEKQINALNIQVNSLKEVESLTRSLLQIRNMEVKHLQTEVDSMEVRITEERERYNTMINKMDGAVKLNADLKKEYETQLCLFRDLREKYEEKVALLTREKEALENSTQAAPK from the exons ATGTCTGACACGAAGGCACTTAAATCAGACGCGGGCCAAAACTCGATTCTGTCCGAAATAACGGAACCCAGTCAACCAAATAATGCAAACGGTCTGACCCCGGCGGCTGGTACCGAAAATGGAGTTGCCTCTGCCACTGAAAATCCCCAGGTGCAAAATTCGATTGCGCAACACGCAGAATCTACAGCTACCAAGTCTACGAAAGATCAAACAGCGGATGTACTCGCGAAAGACATAAACGCATCCGAGATTGTTAATGAAAGTCTACCTGCAAATCCAATTCCGTTGGAAGCGGTAACTGTTACTGAAGCTACGAAGGAGAAGGTGGATGAACCCGGGACTCCCAAGATTTCCGAGAATGAGAGTCAACGAAACGAGCAATCG ACGTCCATAGGCGCTGGAGATACTTGCTCCGTGAGGAAACATGACGAGATCGCCAATGCTCAGAAAGCAGATAAAGAAATTGCCGATGAAACATCAGCACCGAAGGGGGAATCACCCTTGGCCGAGGACCTTGTCAAGTCGAATGAAGTTATGATCTCGAAACTAAAGCAGGAAGTTGAG AAAAGAAGCGAAGAACGGGATTCCTACCGGAAGAAACTGGAAAGCACCGAGAAGAAGCTGGCTGCGTTACAAATGTCGTACGACACTTTAATGCAAGGCGAAGGCGACGAAGTGATGCTTCGACGTATGGTAGACCAATTAAAAGGAAAACTGATCGAGACCTCGTTGCAATTGGAAGCCAAAATCCGTACTGCCGCGAACCAGGAGAAGCAGATTAATGCTTTGAACATTCAAGTTAATTCGCTGAAAGAAGTGGAGTCTCTCACTAGGAGCCTTTTGCAAATCCGTAATATGGAAGTTAAGCATCTGCAG ACAGAAGTGGATAGCATGGAAGTACGGATTACCGAGGAACGAGAGCGGTACAACACTATGATAAATAAAATGGATGGAGCTGTGAAATTGAATGCGGATTTGAAGAAAGAATACGAGACGCAGCTATGCCTCTTCCGAGATTTGCGAGAAAAGTACGAAGAGAAAGTCGCATTGCtgacgagagagaaagaggctcTTGAAAATAGCACGCAAGCTGCTCCTAAATAA
- the Apid1 gene encoding apidaecin 1 isoform X2 encodes MKKFMILTILSVIFTTTLGEFLDVGLPDSRLRREAEAEPGTRPVYVPPPRPPHPRLRREAEAEAEPGTRPYNPAPRPVYVPPPRPPHPRLRREAEAEAEPGTRPYNPAPRPVYVPPPRPPHPRLRREAEAEAEPGTRPYNPAPRPVYVPPPRPPHPRLRREAEAEAEPGKRPYNPAPRPIYVPPPRPPHPRL; translated from the exons ATGAAGAAATTTATGATCTTGACAATTTTGTCAGTCATCTTTACGACGACACTTGGAGAATTCCTAGATGTAGGACTACCTGATTCG CGTCTTCGTCGCGAAGCAGAAGCTGAACCCGGTACACGACCAGTTTATGTTCCTCCGCCACGACCACCTCATcca CGCCTCCGACGCGAAGCAGAAGCAGAAGCTGAACCCGGTACACGCCCTTATAATCCTGCGCCTCGACCAGTTTATGTTCCTCCGCCACGACCACCTCATcca CGCCTCCGACGCGAAGCAGAAGCAGAAGCTGAACCCGGTACACGCCCTTATAATCCTGCGCCCCGACCAGTTTATGTTCCTCCGCCACGACCACCTCATcca CGCCTCCGACGCGAAGCAGAAGCAGAAGCTGAACCCGGTACACGCCCTTATAATCCTGCGCCCCGACCAGTTTATGTTCCTCCGCCAAGACCACCTCACCCt CGCCTCCGACGCGAAGCAGAAGCAGAAGCTGAACCCGGTAAACGCCCTTATAATCCTGCGCCCCGACCAATTTATGTTCCTCCGCCACGACCACCTCATCCA CGACTCTGA
- the Apid1 gene encoding apidaecin 1 isoform X1: MKKFMILTILSVIFTTTLGEFLDVGLPDSRLRREAEAEPGTRPVYVPPPRPPHPRLRREAEAEAEPGTRPYNPAPRPVYVPPPRPPHPRLRREAEAEAEPGTRPYNPAPRPVYVPPPRPPHPRLRREAEAEAEPGTRPYNPAPRPVYVPPPRPPHPRLRREAEAEAEPGTRPYNPAPRPVYVPPPRPPHPRLRREAEAEAEPGKRPYNPAPRPIYVPPPRPPHPRL, translated from the exons ATGAAGAAATTTATGATCTTGACAATTTTGTCAGTCATCTTTACGACGACACTTGGAGAATTCCTAGATGTAGGACTACCTGATTCG CGTCTTCGTCGCGAAGCAGAAGCTGAACCCGGTACACGACCAGTTTATGTTCCTCCGCCACGACCACCTCATcca CGCCTCCGACGCGAAGCAGAAGCAGAAGCTGAACCCGGTACACGCCCTTATAATCCTGCGCCTCGACCAGTTTATGTTCCTCCGCCACGACCACCTCATcca CGCCTCCGACGCGAAGCGGAAGCAGAAGCTGAACCCGGTACACGCCCTTATAATCCTGCGCCTCGACCAGTTTATGTTCCTCCGCCACGACCACCTCATcca CGCCTCCGACGCGAAGCAGAAGCAGAAGCTGAACCCGGTACACGCCCTTATAATCCTGCGCCCCGACCAGTTTATGTTCCTCCGCCACGACCACCTCATcca CGCCTCCGACGCGAAGCAGAAGCAGAAGCTGAACCCGGTACACGCCCTTATAATCCTGCGCCCCGACCAGTTTATGTTCCTCCGCCAAGACCACCTCACCCt CGCCTCCGACGCGAAGCAGAAGCAGAAGCTGAACCCGGTAAACGCCCTTATAATCCTGCGCCCCGACCAATTTATGTTCCTCCGCCACGACCACCTCATCCA CGACTCTGA
- the Apid1 gene encoding apidaecin 1 isoform X3 has translation MFLRHDHLIHASDAKQKQKLNPVHALIILRLDQFMFLRHDHLIHASDAKRKQKLNPVHALIILRLDQFMFLRHDHLIHASDAKQKQKLNPVHALIILRPDQFMFLRHDHLIHASDAKQKQKLNPVHALIILRPDQFMFLRQDHLTLASDAKQKQKLNPVNALIILRPDQFMFLRHDHLIHDSEM, from the exons ATGTTCCTCCGCCACGACCACCTCATcca CGCCTCCGACGCGAAGCAGAAGCAGAAGCTGAACCCGGTACACGCCCTTATAATCCTGCGCCTCGACCAGTTTATGTTCCTCCGCCACGACCACCTCATcca CGCCTCCGACGCGAAGCGGAAGCAGAAGCTGAACCCGGTACACGCCCTTATAATCCTGCGCCTCGACCAGTTTATGTTCCTCCGCCACGACCACCTCATcca CGCCTCCGACGCGAAGCAGAAGCAGAAGCTGAACCCGGTACACGCCCTTATAATCCTGCGCCCCGACCAGTTTATGTTCCTCCGCCACGACCACCTCATcca CGCCTCCGACGCGAAGCAGAAGCAGAAGCTGAACCCGGTACACGCCCTTATAATCCTGCGCCCCGACCAGTTTATGTTCCTCCGCCAAGACCACCTCACCCt CGCCTCCGACGCGAAGCAGAAGCAGAAGCTGAACCCGGTAAACGCCCTTATAATCCTGCGCCCCGACCAATTTATGTTCCTCCGCCACGACCACCTCATCCA CGACTCTGAAATGTGA
- the Apid1 gene encoding apidaecin 1 isoform X4: protein MFLRHDHLIHASDAKQKQKLNPVHALIILRLDQFMFLRHDHLIHASDAKQKQKLNPVHALIILRPDQFMFLRHDHLIHASDAKQKQKLNPVHALIILRPDQFMFLRQDHLTLASDAKQKQKLNPVNALIILRPDQFMFLRHDHLIHDSEM from the exons ATGTTCCTCCGCCACGACCACCTCATcca CGCCTCCGACGCGAAGCAGAAGCAGAAGCTGAACCCGGTACACGCCCTTATAATCCTGCGCCTCGACCAGTTTATGTTCCTCCGCCACGACCACCTCATcca CGCCTCCGACGCGAAGCAGAAGCAGAAGCTGAACCCGGTACACGCCCTTATAATCCTGCGCCCCGACCAGTTTATGTTCCTCCGCCACGACCACCTCATcca CGCCTCCGACGCGAAGCAGAAGCAGAAGCTGAACCCGGTACACGCCCTTATAATCCTGCGCCCCGACCAGTTTATGTTCCTCCGCCAAGACCACCTCACCCt CGCCTCCGACGCGAAGCAGAAGCAGAAGCTGAACCCGGTAAACGCCCTTATAATCCTGCGCCCCGACCAATTTATGTTCCTCCGCCACGACCACCTCATCCA CGACTCTGAAATGTGA
- the LOC143366136 gene encoding protein AAR2 homolog isoform X2, with translation MYIIVRQWDAKEENISSEVVSEEMVQRLKDNLKNLDRCLGCYPYDVWKAWQELTNHISPSLIERCSPECGFVRSALELEHCSDAARPRGGVSNPKRKRRSGLTVEEKEEELLPDMKPKPGTELRLSKLPDKSYPDGASPAEITKHSLDSTYALDTLLDKLALPMEIIGETQLAFACFLVGQSLDAFEHWKKLVYLICGADSAISKRRTIYIEFMKVLEVQLTHVPEDLLCDIVVNTNFVYYNLRKLFANIETNSELDGRLKSYASRFRDRLYIKFSWDFSNLQDESEDEAPVVVSLE, from the exons ATGTACattatag TCAGGCAGTGGGATGCGAAAGAGGAAAATATCAGTTCGGAAG TTGTATCGGAAGAGATGGTTCAAAGGTTAaaggataatttgaaaaaccTGGACAGGTGTCTAGGATGTTATCCTTACGATGTGTGGAAAGCATGGCAGGAATTAACAAATCATATTAGCCCGTCTCTTATCGAACGTTGTTCGCCTGAATGTGG GTTTGTAAGATCAGCCTTAGAGTTAGAACATTGTAGCGACGCTGCGAGACCAAGAGGAGGTGTATCGAATccaaaaagaaagaggagaaGTGGGCTGACTgtagaggaaaaggaagaagaattaCTTCCAGACATGAAACCGAAACCTGGTACAGAACTGCGATTATCAAAATTGCCTGACAAAAGTTATCCAGATGGAGCATCCCCTGCTGAAATCACGAAGCATTCTCTCGACTCCACTTATGCGTTGGACACTCTACTCGATAAATTAGCACT CCCTATGGAGATTATTGGCGAAACGCAACTCGCATTTGCTTGTTTCCTGGTTGGGCAAAGTCTGGATGCTTTTGAGCATTGGAAGAAACTTGTATACCTCATCTGCGGAGCCGATTCTGCGATTTCGAAACGTCGGACTATTTATATCGAATTTATGAAAGTATTGGAGGTTCAATTAACGCATGTGCCGGAAGATTTACTTTGCGATATTGTAGTTAATACTAACTTCGTTTATTATAACCTGCGTAAGCTTTTTGCAAATATCGAAACCAATTCGGAATTGGACGGCCGCTTGAAGTCGTATGCATCACGATTCCGTGACCGATTAtacattaaattttcatgggaCTTTTCTAATTTACAAGACGAGAGTGAAGATGAAGCGCCAGTAGTTGTTTCTTTGGAATAA
- the LOC143366136 gene encoding protein AAR2 homolog isoform X1, with the protein MAREGVEMNQNVAQRLLVEGATLIILNVPIGTELGIDLKSWNTADNFKGIKMIPPGSHYVHYSAIDEFGETAPKIGFLHTFKKSEFLVRQWDAKEENISSEVVSEEMVQRLKDNLKNLDRCLGCYPYDVWKAWQELTNHISPSLIERCSPECGFVRSALELEHCSDAARPRGGVSNPKRKRRSGLTVEEKEEELLPDMKPKPGTELRLSKLPDKSYPDGASPAEITKHSLDSTYALDTLLDKLALPMEIIGETQLAFACFLVGQSLDAFEHWKKLVYLICGADSAISKRRTIYIEFMKVLEVQLTHVPEDLLCDIVVNTNFVYYNLRKLFANIETNSELDGRLKSYASRFRDRLYIKFSWDFSNLQDESEDEAPVVVSLE; encoded by the exons ATGGCACGTGAGGGAGTAGAAATGAATCAAAATGTAGCGCAAAGACTTTTAGTCGAAGGTGCTACATTAATCATATTGAATGTACCGATTGGCACTGAACTTGGAATCGATTTAAAATCATGGAATACGGCTGATAATTTTAAAGGTATCAAAATGATCCCACCGGGATCTCATTATGTACattatag CGCTATAGATGAATTTGGAGAGACTGCTCCTAAAATTGGTTTCCttcatacatttaaaaaatctgaATTTTTAGTCAGGCAGTGGGATGCGAAAGAGGAAAATATCAGTTCGGAAG TTGTATCGGAAGAGATGGTTCAAAGGTTAaaggataatttgaaaaaccTGGACAGGTGTCTAGGATGTTATCCTTACGATGTGTGGAAAGCATGGCAGGAATTAACAAATCATATTAGCCCGTCTCTTATCGAACGTTGTTCGCCTGAATGTGG GTTTGTAAGATCAGCCTTAGAGTTAGAACATTGTAGCGACGCTGCGAGACCAAGAGGAGGTGTATCGAATccaaaaagaaagaggagaaGTGGGCTGACTgtagaggaaaaggaagaagaattaCTTCCAGACATGAAACCGAAACCTGGTACAGAACTGCGATTATCAAAATTGCCTGACAAAAGTTATCCAGATGGAGCATCCCCTGCTGAAATCACGAAGCATTCTCTCGACTCCACTTATGCGTTGGACACTCTACTCGATAAATTAGCACT CCCTATGGAGATTATTGGCGAAACGCAACTCGCATTTGCTTGTTTCCTGGTTGGGCAAAGTCTGGATGCTTTTGAGCATTGGAAGAAACTTGTATACCTCATCTGCGGAGCCGATTCTGCGATTTCGAAACGTCGGACTATTTATATCGAATTTATGAAAGTATTGGAGGTTCAATTAACGCATGTGCCGGAAGATTTACTTTGCGATATTGTAGTTAATACTAACTTCGTTTATTATAACCTGCGTAAGCTTTTTGCAAATATCGAAACCAATTCGGAATTGGACGGCCGCTTGAAGTCGTATGCATCACGATTCCGTGACCGATTAtacattaaattttcatgggaCTTTTCTAATTTACAAGACGAGAGTGAAGATGAAGCGCCAGTAGTTGTTTCTTTGGAATAA
- the LOC143366135 gene encoding GTP-binding protein 10 homolog, producing MVLLTQVLHCAKKLPRKFKRQGLIDSLRIYVKAGSGGSGLQRYGGVGGAGGNIYIHSEEGLTLSKVKSKLRTVKLKAGCGGESTSRGIIGAPGADLNISVPVGITVYDENQVKLGEVNSEGAKLLVAKGGIGGCESTGYCGLKGESRAIILDLKLIADVGLVGFPNAGKSTLLSTISNSKPKIASYPFTTIRPQIGTVNYEDYRQITVADLPGLIEGAHANRGMGHRFLKHIERTKLLLFIVDIKGFQISPKYKHRSCIETILLLNKEIELYKPDLLERPAMLIINKMDKKCANEIYNDLKPKLTNLSDIVSEFDETMQPERVLQFDDILTTSLISKDKDKIQEIKEKIRNIIDKYEEKTLFLENTDSLENNLLEKLKRQSERYAPTLI from the exons ATGGTTCTATTGACACAAGTTCTGCATTGTGCAAAGAAG TTACCGAGGAAATTCAAGCGTCAAGGATTGATAGATAGTCTACGGATTTATGTAAAAGCAGGTTCAGGAGGATCTGGGCTTCAGCGTTACGGTGGCGTAGGCGGAGCAGGAGGAAATATATACATTCATTCGGAAGAAGGATTAACGTTGAGCAAAGTTAAATCTAAACTACGAACCGTGAAACTAAAAGCTGGATGTGGAGGTGAAAGTACTTCAAGGGGAATTATCGGCGCACCTGGAGCAGATTTAAATATAAGCGTTCCAGTCGGTATCACCGTTTACGATGAAAATCAAGTTAAACTTG GAGAAGTAAATTCGGAAGGTGCGAAACTACTGGTCGCAAAGGGTGGGATCGGAGGATGCGAAAGTACAGGATATTGTGGACTTAAGGGCGAGAGTCGAGCCATAATACTTGATCTTAAATTAATTGCCGACGTTGGTCTAGTTGGCTTTCCTAATGCAGGGAAAAGCACACTTTTAAgtacaatttcaaattcgaaGCCAAAGATTGCCAGTTATCCAT TCACAACCATAAGGCCACAAATAGGTACAGTAAATTATGAAGATTATAGGCAAATCACGGTTGCAGATTTACCAGGATTAATTGAAGGTGCACACGCTAATAGAGGAATGGGCCACAGATTTTTAAAACATATAGAAagaacgaaattattattatttattgtagaCATCAAGGGATTTCAAATTTCTCCGAAATATAAACACAGGTCCTGCATAGAAACGATACTCCTATTAAACAAAGAGATTGAACTTTACAAACCTGATTTACTAGAAAGACCTGCGATGCTGATAATAAACAAAATGGATAAGAAATGCGCAAATGAAATATATAACGATCTGAAGCCAAAGTTGACTAATTTGTCAGATATCGTTTCCGAATTCGACGAAACGATGCAGCCGGAAAGAGTCTTGCAGTTCGATGATATTTTAACGACATCTTTGATTTCAAAGGATAAAGATAAAATACaagaaatcaaagaaaaaatacgaaatattaTCGATAAATATGAAGAGAAAACACTCTTCCTTGAAAATACTGATTCGCTAGAAAATAATttacttgaaaaattgaaacggCAATCGGAACGATATGCACCTACACTGATATGA
- the Tcs4 gene encoding threonyl-carbamoyl synthesis 4 produces MSWNMCLFHKCLSRRSLNNGTLPYRRQRDLKFSQKCFHDKPAIILGIESSCDETGCGIVDNTGTILGEAIRSQHLTHLNFGGIIPSFARTMHANNITRTCEDALISANLKLKDIDAVATTVKPGLPMSLEIGTRFGKSLAKIGKKPFIPIHHMEAHALTARMLQNVEFPYLVLLASGGHCLLAIVENVDKFYLLGSTINNAPGEMFDKVARRLKLRNIPEFSSLNGGLALETAALKATDIDQFSFQSVLTKYYDCNFSFAGLLSSATYYIEKEEKEHNIVADMTIPSVYNLCAGVQLAAVTHICQRTQRAIEFIDKLSLFPQDRRTLVVSGGVACNNYLAKALGIVCTELGYNLVRTPPKLCTDNGIMIAWNGMERWTTDTGVFRNQDEIEQVRVQSKAPLGEDWTHKVESENLKCEWLKIKRKLF; encoded by the exons ATGTCGTGGAACATGTGTTTATTTCACAAATGCCTATCGAGGCGCAGTTTAAATAATGGCACACTACCGTACCGGCGACAGCgtgatttaaaattttctcagaAATGTTTCCACGATAAACCAGCTATAATATTAGGAATAGAATCTAGCTGCGATGAAACAGGTTGTGGAATTGTTGACAACACAGGAACCATATTAGGTGAAGCTATTAGGTCCCAACATCTTACTCATTTGAA TTTTGGAGGAATAATTCCTTCGTTTGCACGGACGATGCATGCCAATAATATTACAAGAACTTGCGAGGACGCATTGATATCGGCGAATTTGAAGTTGAAGGATATAGATGCGGTGGCTACAACCGTGAAACCTGGCCTTCCTATGTCCCTTGAGATTGGAACAAGATTTGGGAAATCTTTAGCAAAAATTGGGAAGAAACCTTTCATACCTATACATCATATGGAAGCTCACGCTCTGACAGCACGAATGCTGCAAAAT GTCGAGTTTCCCTACCTTGTCTTATTGGCTTCTGGAGGTCATTGTCTACTTGCAATCGTTGAAAATGtggataaattttatttacttggtAGTACTATAAATAATGCACCAGGGGAGATGTTTGATAAG GTGGCACGAAGACTTAAATTGAGAAATATTCCAGAATTTAGCTCTTTAAACGGAGGACTCGCGTTAGAAACTGCAGCACTTAAAGCTACAGATATCGATCAATTTTCCTTTCAGTCTGTACTGACAAAATATTACGATTGTAACTTTAGCTTTGCAGGATTGCTAAGTAGCGCTACATACTATatcgaaaaggaagaaaaagaacaTAATATAGTAGCTGATATGACAATTCCTTCTGTATATAATTTATGCGCAGGAGTTCAATTAGCTGCTGTAACCCATATATGTCAGAGAACTCAGAGAGCAATAGAATTTATCGATAAGTTGTCATTGTTTCCTCAAGATAGGAGAACGCTG GTTGTATCTGGCGGGGTTGCGTGTAATAATTATCTGGCCAAAGCATTGGGCATCGTTTGTACAGAATTGGGATATAATTTGGTGAGAACACCACCGAAATTGTGTACCGATAATGGAATAATGATCGCATGGAATGGTATGGAAAGGTGGACTACAGATACAGGTGTTTTCAGAAATCAAGACGAAATTGAACAAGTGCGTGTACAAAGTAAAGCTCCATTAGGAGAAGACTGGACGCATAAAGTAGAAAGTGAAAATTTGAAATGCGAATGgttaaaaataaagagaaagctattttaa